CGGACTCTTCTTTCATCGTTAAGAATTAAGTGTGGTAACAAAATTCTCGAACGAGAGAGTCCATGACTCAATCCTTCAACAGACTTGAGTCCGGGTCCTGTAAACGCAATTCCTACCTAATCCAGCTGAACTCGATTGTTTCCCATCTTGCTCGAACCAACCGTTCCGAGAAACCATGGGTGTTTTCATCTCGCACGCGAACTCCGTTGATCTGCAGAGAAACCTTCGCCTTTATTACGTCCCCAGTTCGATTGATATTCACCAGCTTAAAAGTTTTCACAAGGTGGGTTTCGTTCTGTGCTCCTAGTTCAGATTCGTTAAGAGCAGGTCCTGCGCGCAGAACTTGCTCGACAAACTTTCTGACTTTTGCATCCGCTGCATTCGGCTTAGCAGGAACAGCGTTTCCAGCTGTGGCGTACACAATTGCAACTAGCACAAACATGAGTGCTTTGATCATTTGGACACCCCGCCTATTTGCGGCTTTACACGAAGAACATACGCATTTTTTTCACCACCCGATGAGAATGCTGGAGATTCGCACACATCGCCCGGGTAAATCTCACGGAAAGTACTTCCAGCTGATCGGTACTCGCCTGCAATCGCCTCGTAAGTTGCAATTTGTAAAGCTCCCTTTGCATCTCGCTTATAGCCCTGAAACACGAATGCATGACCAGGAAAAACCACCGTGTCCCCTGGTTCAAGATCGGCCTCGCACTCGTAGGGCCTTACTGAATAGAGTGACTTATATTCGGCGATCTCAGGAAACTGTGCTTCAGCATTCGGATCGCGCGCCATCGATACGACCCGAGACGACAGCAGTTTGAAATCCGGCGACATCGCTAGTCCTGCTTCCTTTTGGCAGCGTTGAATCATTGCTGTGCAATCAGTTCCCGTCGATTTCGGAACGGCTTCGCGCGTTGGAAAATTTTCTGGTGTGGATCCAAGAAAATAGCCATTATGTAACGATGTCGACAACAAGTTCGTTTCACGTTCACTGTTCGGATTGTTGTAATCGAACTTCAACGATACCTGCCCAAGTAATGCCTGAACTCGATCTGGCTGCTGCTTCCATTTTTCACGAAGAACTTCGAAAAGAATAAGCTTTGCTACCGCTGGAGTAATTGCCGGACGCACCGTTCGCGGTGACACTGGGTAGGCAGCCGCGCTCTCACCTTGATTTTCGAACGCTCGCTTCTTTAGATGATTGAAAATCGCACCGGGGGTTCTAAGTTCTTGGAGTTCATCCAACCCGGATCTTTCATACTTTTTCGCTTCGACGCGAGTACCGTCAGACAAACTAACGACACGTGTTCCGCGCAGGCTTTCTTCCATCGCCTGATATGATCCATTAAGTGTGTAATCTCGGTACCAAGGCGCTTCCGGATTATCTGCAGCTATTTTTTCTTTTCGTAAAGCATAGTCACTCTCTGACGAAAAAAACACCGCTTTCAATTCATCTAACGAGACGCCCACGATTTTTGATTCTTCAAGTGCCCCTCTAAGAAGTTCGTCGTCCTTCTTTCGATGCGATAGAATCGTCTTATCGACGTCTTCGAGGCAGGCCATAAATTTCTGATTGTCAAATCCGCCGCTCAAATTAGCAGACTGAAGAATTTTTTTAGCGGCATCAATACCAGTAAGTCCGACTGAACCCATGTGAGAAAGCGAGGTTTCGCAGCGATAGTTTTTTGTTCCGATATGTTTGTGAGATTGGCTTTCGCGTAACGCTTGAAGTGATTTGCAATTTGTCGACCAGTCCTTGCACGACTGCGCTAAAGCCTCTCCGTTAAAGAAAAGTCCAGAGTAGAAGCCGACAGAGATCGCCAGCACCGCCGCAGTACGAGACGAGTTGATCACTTTTTAACTTCAACTTTTTTGGTGGTTCCGACAGACGCAGGTGTTATAGGCCGCTTCGCGTGCTCCGCAAAGAGCCACTCTAGCGATTCCTTGTAGTCAATCATCCGGATCGGAGTTCCATGTTTTCCACCTTCAAAAACCTGCATTTGCACCGGATACTTCGGATCCATTTTTTTTAAGGACGTGTAGTGGTCAATATAGTCCGTTGGCGGAACGATTGGGTCCTTAGATCCGTGCGAAAAAATAATCGGCAGGCGCGACGCAGCGATGGTCGAATTTTCGATTCCAGGAAGCGTGTCTGTACCGCCTAAAAAAACCAGGCCCGCTAATGCTTGACTCGTTTTAGGGTTTTTTGCCGAGTCCCAGCAGGCGAAGGCTCCGGCAGATCCGCACACAAGAATCACTCTCGCATTTGGTGACTGGGTTCGTATGTGCGTAATCAGCGTGTTGACGTCGGCATTCGCACCAACCGTCGGACTGTAGTAAACTCCACCATTTGTGCTGACGATATTTTTGAGACGGTTAAAATTTCCACCAAAACTTACATCGTTTGCGCCGATGTCTTTGTTTCCGCCTGCACCGTGAACAAACACAACGGCAAAACTAGCGTTCTTAGGCTCACCAACCTCATAGGCTTCGATTTGTGCCCCGCCATCGCGCTGAATATTCACAACTCGCTGCGACTTCAGAACACCAAGGTCAACGCGATTATCTTTCGCAACCTTACCCGCAACTTTGTCACGCCCATTAACGTCTTGGTCGCCAAAGACATAGCGCTTGTACGCTCCTCCATCACGAGCCTCTAGCACCTTGCGACTCTTTAGCGAGTACAAATCGTCTTTGAATGGCTTCAAAGCTTGAGCCAACGCTACACGCGGGGCTCCACTGAATACCAGGATTGCTAAAATAAGCGCGAACTGAAGAGCATGTTTCATTTTTTCTTACCGTATATTCGCGCCGAGTTGGGGAGGCGCGACTCATAATTACAGAGTTCTTCAATGCTAACAATATTCGGAGTCTGTGAATTCAAGTCAGCGACGCTTTGTATTCCCTCAAGTAGCTTTGCCTTGGGTTCGTTCGTTTCCGTGTTAATGAGATAGAAAAAAAGCCCCTCAGCGAGTTTCGGCGTTCGAGAACTTTTTACGGCGCCAAGTTCAAAGTAAAGATAGGCATACAGGTTCGACCGTTCGACCTGGCCAAGTGCCTGAGGCGTAAAGTTTTTCTCGCTGGTAGCAAATGGCCACTTTACCGCCTGACATTGCTGGGCCGGCTTACGTGCTTTCGGATTCGCCGTTGCACTG
The Deltaproteobacteria bacterium genome window above contains:
- a CDS encoding alpha/beta hydrolase, which encodes MKHALQFALILAILVFSGAPRVALAQALKPFKDDLYSLKSRKVLEARDGGAYKRYVFGDQDVNGRDKVAGKVAKDNRVDLGVLKSQRVVNIQRDGGAQIEAYEVGEPKNASFAVVFVHGAGGNKDIGANDVSFGGNFNRLKNIVSTNGGVYYSPTVGANADVNTLITHIRTQSPNARVILVCGSAGAFACWDSAKNPKTSQALAGLVFLGGTDTLPGIENSTIAASRLPIIFSHGSKDPIVPPTDYIDHYTSLKKMDPKYPVQMQVFEGGKHGTPIRMIDYKESLEWLFAEHAKRPITPASVGTTKKVEVKK